In Candidatus Poribacteria bacterium, the following proteins share a genomic window:
- a CDS encoding HNH endonuclease — translation MEMLESGELPENRIPFREIQKKKSFFADLIAVFNSGNTANWQPSLHNPFFHLKTNGFWHLDPPELQSRPAGGTPTEAYLRNVNATAKLDERLFVLLVMPQYREILRQVLISTYFSNIRHEIEQVIEKHRNLRREHIEGDIEGYSEQLIQDTQRPFSMQRDVASIQVETPVRSAGFRKAIMKIYEYKCAVCELDIRTTSGASITDAAHIIPFSVSYNDDVRNGLSLCKSHHWAFDARLFSLNETYHVIVPPISHEHEPTERMLSELRDQRIWTPSLERHRPHQEALTWHRERVMGE, via the coding sequence ATGGAAATGCTGGAAAGCGGCGAGCTCCCCGAAAACCGTATCCCTTTTAGAGAAATCCAAAAGAAGAAGTCTTTCTTTGCAGACCTGATAGCGGTTTTCAATAGCGGGAACACAGCGAACTGGCAACCGAGTCTCCACAATCCCTTTTTTCATCTGAAAACCAATGGGTTCTGGCACTTGGATCCCCCAGAACTGCAATCAAGACCTGCTGGGGGAACCCCTACTGAGGCGTATCTTCGCAACGTGAATGCCACTGCTAAGCTGGACGAGCGTCTTTTTGTTTTACTCGTGATGCCCCAGTATCGGGAGATACTCCGTCAGGTGCTGATCAGCACCTATTTTTCAAATATTAGGCATGAGATTGAACAGGTCATTGAAAAACACCGGAACCTCAGGCGAGAACACATTGAAGGGGATATCGAAGGCTATAGTGAACAATTGATACAGGACACCCAACGCCCCTTTTCAATGCAGAGAGATGTCGCGTCAATCCAAGTAGAAACCCCGGTGCGGAGTGCCGGTTTCCGTAAAGCGATCATGAAGATTTACGAGTATAAATGTGCGGTCTGTGAATTGGACATTCGCACGACGAGCGGTGCGAGTATAACCGATGCCGCCCATATCATCCCGTTTTCTGTTTCGTATAATGATGATGTTCGGAACGGTCTTTCGCTTTGTAAATCACACCACTGGGCTTTTGATGCAAGATTATTTTCTTTGAACGAAACATACCACGTCATTGTTCCACCAATTTCACACGAACATGAACCGACGGAGAGAATGTTAAGTGAGTTACGAGATCAACGTATATGGACACCTTCCCTTGAACGACACCGTCCTCATCAAGAAGCGTTGACATGGCACCGGGAGCGGGTTATGGGAGAATAG